The Henningerozyma blattae CBS 6284 chromosome 6, complete genome genomic interval TATGACATTGCGTGAGTCGTTTGAAGATAACGTTGTTCGTTTCTTAAACGAAGCAAGAGATAAAGCTGGGCGTCTTGCAGAagttaatttaaatgatacGAATAATGTTAAACAAATGGTAAGTGCTGGGTCAAAAGGttctttcattaatatcGCTCAAATGTCTGCTTGTGTAGGACAACAATCCGTTGAAGGTAAACGTATTGCTTTTGGTTTTGTTGACCGTACATTACCTCACTTCTCTAAAGATGATTATTCTCCAGAATCTAAAGGTTTTGTTGAAAATTCTTATTTGAGAGGTTTGACGCCTCAAGAGTTCTTCTTCCATGCAATGGGTGGTCGTGAAGGTTTAATTGATACTGCAGTCAAAACTGCAGAAACTGGTTATATTCAACGTCGTCTGGTTAAAGCTTTAGAAGATATTATGGTACATTATGATAGTACTACAAGAAACTCTTTGGGTAATGTTATCCAATTTGTGTACGGTGAGGATGGTATCGATGCTGGTcatattgaaaaacaatCCATAGATACAATTGGTGGCTCTGATGCTGCATTCGAAAAGAGATACAGAATCGATCTATTAAATACAGAAAACTCTTTGAATCCTTCATTATTAGAGTCTGGAGCTGAAATAAGCggtaatttaaaattacaaaactTATTAGATGTCGAATATAAACAGTTGGTAAAGGATCGTACGTTCCTAAGAACTGTTTTTGTCGATGGTGAACCTAACTGGCCTCTACCTGTGAATATCAAACGTATCGTGCAAAATGCTCAACAAACCTTCAAAGTTGATCATTCAAAGCCATCCGATTTAACTATTCCAGATATTGTCCACGGTGTTCAAGATCTCCAAGAGAAATTATTGGTCTTGAGAGATAAGAGTGAAATCATGCAAAAAGCTCAAAGTGATGCAACTACGTTATTTTGCTGTTTAATTCGTTCACGTTTGGCAACACGTAGAGTTTTgcaagaatttaaattaaataagcAATCCTTCCAATGGGTATTGAATAACGTGGAAGCGCAATTTTTACGTTCAGTTGTTCACCCTGGTGAAATGGTTGGTGTTTTGGCTGCCCAATCCATTGGTGAACCTGCCACTCAAATGACTCTAAATACTTTCCATTTTGCTGGTGTGGCATCTAAAAAAGTTACCTCTGGTGTTCCACGTTTAAaggaaattttaaatgttGCTAAGAACATGAAGACACCATCTTTAACTGCTTACTTGGAACCTGCATATGCTGCAGATCAAGAGAAAGCTAAATTAATTAGATCTGCCATTGAGCACACGACACTAAAAAGTGTTACCGTGGCATCAGAAATTTATTATGATCCAGATCCACGTACAACAGTGATTGCcgaagatgaagaaattatgCAGTTACACTTCTCTTTAATGGATGAAGAAACAGAAAAATCATTAGATCAACAATCTCCATGGTTATTACGTTTAGAATTAGATCGTGCTGCTATGAATGATAAGGATTTAACAATGGGCCAAGTTGGTGAAAAGATTAGAGAGACTTTCAGAAATGATTTGTTCGTTATATGGTCAGAAGATAACGCCGAAAAGTTAATTATACGTTGCCGTGTTGTCCGTCCTAAGGCCCTTGATGCGGAAACTGAAGCTGAAGAAGATCATatgttgaagaaaatagaaaataccATGTTAGAAAATATCACTTTACGTGGtgttgaaaatattgaacgTGTAGTTATGATGAAATATGATAGAAAAATCCCAGGCACATCTGGTGCCTATGAGAAAGTACCTGAATGGGTATTAGAAACTGATGGTGTCAATTTGTTGGAAGTTATGACTGTTCCTGGTGTTGACGCCTCTAGAATATACACCAACTCATTTATCGACATTACTGAGGTATTAGGTATCGAAGCTGGCCGTGCTGCCTTGTATAAAGAAGTTTACAATGTTATTGCTTCTGATGGGTCCTACGTTAACTACCGTCATATGGCTCTATTGGTCGATGTCATGACAACAAACGGTAGTCTAACTTCAGTTACACGTCATGGTTTCAATAGGTCCAACACCGGTGCTCTAATGAGATGTTCATTTGAAGAAACAGTGGAAATTTTGTTTGAAGCTGGTGCTTCTGCAGAATTAGATGATTGTCGTGGTGTATCTGAAAATGTCATTTTGGGTCAAATGGCTCCAATTGGTACAGGATCTTTCGATGTTATGATAGATGAAGAATCTTTGGTTAAGTATATGCCAGAACAAAAGGTATCCGAATTAGCTGATGGCCAAGCAGGTGGTGAAACTCCATACAGCTCTGACGCAGGTCTGGTCAACACTGAAATCGACGTTAAGGATGAATTAATGTTCTCTCCATTGGTCGATTCTGGTTCAACAGATGCCATGGCCGGTGGATTTACCGCGTATGGTGGCGGTGACTATGGTAGTGCAACATCACCTTTCACAGCTTATGGAGAAACTCCTGCATCTCCTGGATTTGGAAGTGTTTCATCCCCCGGATTTTCTGCTACCTCACCTGCCTATTCGCCAACTTCACCAGCATACTCACCAACTTCGCCAAGCTACAGCCCTACATCCCCAAGTTATAGCCCAACTTCTCCTTCTTACTCACCCACATCTCCTAGCTATTCACCAACCTCCCCAAGTTATTCGCCAACCTCCCCAAGTTATTCACCAACCTCTCCAAGTTATTCACCTACTTCTCCATCCTACTCTCCTACTTCTCCATCCTACTCTCCAACATCTCCAAGCTATAGTCCTACCTCACCAAGCTATAGTCCTACCTCACCAAGCTATAGTCCAACATCACCAAGTTACAGCCCTACATCACCAAGTTATTCGCCAACTTCACCCAGTTACTCTCCAACATCTCCAAGCTACTCTCCAACTTCCCCCAGCTATAGCCCAACATCCCCAAGCTACTCTCCAACTTCCCCTAGCTATAGCCCAACCTCTCCAAACTATAGTCCCAGATCTCCTTCATATTCTCCTTCATCTAATAGTcgtaataatgatgatgatgacgatgacGATCAAacagataaaaataattaatcgTCATAAAATCATTCATTCTATACCATTTATCATCTACATTAATCttaaaaatcattaaataaaatttttaatttcatttcatatattatataatccGAATTTTCATATGTACACAAAAGTTCTCAtgtttttctatttttaatttaacatAAATATTGTTATACACGAAAAACGttattccaaaaaaaaattcttataAATACATATTTATGTAATTTGATCCACTATAGGCTACATACATACCCACTCCCTATCTTATTTATTGACTCATACCTTCTTAGAGATTAGTCctttaaatatatcaaaagaaTTACCATCTGGTTGAAGATGGAAAGTCTTACCGGTGAAACTTGTTAAGCTACCACTTTCCAGTTCTTTAGCGATTAATAAACCATAATCCTCAGTAATTCCTACAATTCTAGCCTGAGAATTACCGTAATCTCCCAGAGTAACTATTTGATTAGAGTGTAACCAAAGATCATAATACTGCGGTAAAAGTGGTTGGACTCCATAATTGATGAATTGGTCgagaattatttcaaaGTTATTCATGTATTTAGCAAGTAAAGTTTCCACAGATACATGCGGCAATGGACTTAAGTTTGACATTTGACGCTCTTCATTAAGAAGATCAACCCAACTATTTACTGATGTAGTTGGACCATCGTTGTCAATATTTAAACCACACCCAAGCAGAGCAATATACTTCTTGGTAGCAAAATGTGTGTTGACTAATAGCCCTGCAATTTTTAAGTAGGCTGGCTCAATATCAGTTAAAGGCGCCAATGTGTGCACACCCTTACCTAACAATTGGATATTATTTGCcttgtaatattttggaTCTAGAGCATACATATCATTTGGCCATTTTATACGAACAGGTAAATCTTCGAAGCCAGGTGCATATGATAAAATAGCCTTAGTATATGCCAGCATAGATAAATACTGAATGAAAACTATAGATACCGGCTTTTGAGTTGATGCTGAAGTATATGGCAAAGATATTACTGCAGTAGAGGCAGATACACCCTTAGGATTGATCCATGTATTCCCACTCCTACCAGAACCAGATACTTGAATCGTACCTACATGTAAAACTGAATTATCTGGTAATGATTCTAGTAAgactttattattattcaacaGCGAAGAAGTTGAAGTAACGACTTCACCGTACATTATGACAGAGCCAACTGTGTTAGAAGGATTTAGagcattaaaatatttttgaatatcaaaatttggTGTATATGCCACAGatggaatattttcatcaatatctGGGAAGATGATTGTTTTAGCAACTTCATCGGGTTCTTGATCAATTAATGTGCCTTGTGCCTTATTAAAGGATTTTAGAAGGCCATGAAATATCTCGAAGTCATCGGTAGTTCCAGAAACCTTAAAAGGAGTATACGGGGAAATATTTGAGttagatatattaaatagaGTTTCCTCGaatttgtttaatattGAACGTCTGAGTGGCAATGATGAAACTAATATAGGTGTTAAATTTGGGTTACTAGCAGAAAGTACACTATTATTACAATGTAATCCTGctttagaaataatatatttcataAAGTTTAACCTAGAAGTTTCATGTTCCTCCAATGTTTTTAATAACTTAGGTGGAAAATCTACATTTTTTGACTTTTTCAGAAGACGTGGAATAAATTCTGGATGAGCACCAACTAAAAGTGCCTTACCTTTACCAACAGTGGATAAAACCACCGCTGCCGCATCCGTTCTTTTATCCGATGTGCTAAAACCATTGACATCTGTTGGCTCAGGAAATGTAGCTAAAATTTCAACATTATCATACGTCTCAGCATCAACAAATAAGGGACCGCCGTTAAAATACGTTTTAAAACTAGAGCCATCCGAAACTTTAAGAATGATAGCTTTTGCATTCTTTTCACTATTGTACTGAAAACCACTATATGCCGGACCTCTTCCAATACCaggaaaaaatttcaacttTCTTGGCCCAGTTATTTCCATTGATGGATCACCTTGAGCAAATTCCACTCTACTTGTCCCAAAGTAACCACCAGCACAAAAACCAATATATACACCGCCATTCTCCACAAATCTTTTTATGACAGAAATAACAGGGTCACAATCAGCAACGTATGGTAAATCAGCACCACCTGGAAAAACTATTGCAGCAGCCTTTGAAGTCCATGGCTccatctttaaaatttttgcaTTTACCGTACTAACAGCATAATAGGGTTCCAAAAAATGACGAAGAGTTTCTACAGTATGTTTAACCGAGCCTGGTGTAGTACCATCGCCATTATAAACTAGTACATTCATAGCTCGCCTAATATACTCTGTGACTAACTTGTACGACacaatatttgaaatgaatgaaatttctttttcttttaataatttttcaggATTGGcagatttgaaaattttcaatagaaGAATTAATGTGCTATATTTATGCTAAGCCAATGTgctaaatatttaataaaaattcgTTGAAACATTAGTGTTTATGCTTTTTCCAGCagaaatcttttaatacaaCTATTAAAAACTTTCATTTGAGTTCGACTTCCTTTTTCAGACAATCTTTTGGTATCAATCGGCCTGAAACTAGTTATCGCGAATTCCGAGCAGTCATGTAGCCATGACTAAATGGAAAATGAGAAACCTAATCGTTAATATTTCAGCAAATAATAAgtttatcaattttataaGAACTTGACCTTAAATTTGTTTACATACTTAATGggaaataatttaattagatTTGCGATACAGGCGGTTATTTTGGCAATTATTTGCAGTGTAGTTTTTGCTTTTTACTGCGTATAACTTTAAATCGAAAAGAGAATGGTgggtttattattatatagaaATTAAGATATATAAAACTAAATGTACATTTTGGGATTAACGGCTAAAAgtaatatcatcaatacGTAGAATAGACTTAACGCATTCAGATGCAAGAGTAACGGCACTTGTACTAACTAGCACAGGCTGTAGAATATGCTCCTCGAAAGTATTTGTAGTACCAGAACGTCTAACTGAAATACCATCGTTTACTTCACCAGATGCATGCTTAGAACGTAATTCAGTTACAACCTTAATACTATTCAAGCCAGCATTTTCGGCTAGAGTAGTAGGTATAACTTCTAATGCCTGAGCAAATTCTTGCCAGATAAAAGCTTCAACACCTTCCATTTTACGGGATTCTGCAGTTAATATACGAGAAACTTCGATTTCAGGAGCACCACCACCAGCAATTAAACCGCGTTCCTTAACTAGACAGCGGATGACACATAAAGCATCATGTAAAGAACGCTCTGTTTCATCTAAAATTAGACGGTTTGCACCACGGATAACTACAGAGACAGTTGGCttagcattattatttttgatacCAGTTAATTTAACAATATTAGATCCATCGCTctcaatttcttcaaccAAATCAACAGTACCCAACCTATCTTCTGTGAAAAGTTCGACATCCGCGATAGGCTTGCACCCTAAACTTTTTGATAAGAAGtcaatttcttctctttcaatatctttaacCACCATAATATTCAACTTGGATAAGAAATGTAATGCTAAATCATTAACAGCATCTCTTAGGATAGACTTTTGAATTAACAAAACGTTACATTTCACCTTTTTAATCTTCTTACAGatgtttaataaataagctctttcttcttttaaaattttgtcCATTTGTCTATAATCACTTAcaacaatattattttcagtGTCTGGTTTTGGAGGagatatttgaaattgaattaaaccTACCCTGGCTTTTTCCATTCTAGTTGGCCCACCAGCTGTTTTAACGACATTCTGTGTCAGCACAACACCATCTATCATTTCAGTATCATCAATTGTACCACCAACCTTTTTAATCAACCTgatatcatttaaatcCACATTTTTCGATTCCTCAGAGGTAATGCTTAAAACTGTATCAACGGCCAATGGAGCTAAGCAGGTAGAGTATTGGGATACAATCTTGGAACTTAAAGAGGTTGTTGCAGCACGAATCAATGCATCTCTATCACTTAATGAAATCTTATGTGAcatttgtaataaaatttcaacaGCTCTTTTCGAAGCCCTTTGAAAAGATTCTGCAATTATAGTAGGATGAATACCTTTATTCAAAAGTCTTTCTGCAGCACCCAACAAGGCACCAGTTAAGATAACAACAGAAGTAGTACCATCACCAGCTTCTGCATCTTGAGCAGCAGAAACTTCAACTAACATTTTAGCAACTGGATGTAAAATAGCCATTTGTTTCAAAATAGTATGACCATCATTAGAAATGATAACTTCACCACGTGAAGTTTTGATCATCTTATCCATACCTTTTGGTCCTAGAGAAGTACGAATGGCATCTGCTACAGCACGGGCAGCAATGATATTAGCCTTACGGACTTCTTGAGGCTTTTCTTTACTTTTAAAAGTAGCATTAGAAGGATTCTTGACGGCGGTTGCCATTTTCactatattttcttttagaTGGTGTCAGAATTATAGcaatttagataataattcagaattaaaatacaaattgTGCAATATAGAACAAATGCAACCCTTAATCGTCTTGATTCTCAAAGTATATGTTAGctaaatgtatatattttacaatgttttgataaataatatctttaattttactttaCTCAAATTTGATGGTGGCAAAAACTTTTCCGGGAACCTATCACgtgtttaaaaatatttttaagagACAAGACTTAAGACTGGCGATCTATAGATATTTGtatgtattattactatggtatttattaataaatataaacagTTCAGCATATTACTTAGATTAGACTTGATATATACTTATagttaatttttgtttaaatacGTGTAGTggttttaatctttttcattattattatttaatcattttcaaatagcTTAAATGAATTCTCGCGAAAAATTCTGAGATCAATAATGATGAGGTTAGGTagaatttcttaaaaatattcacaTGCGTTCTTCAcgaatattaataatatatatacaatttTATCAAGACCGTTAACTATAACAGTTTAACAAGCTTTGAAGTccagtttttttttcattgattAGAATCAAGATAAAAGACACTTTTCGTACTCAGCTCATTTTTTACCGATATGACTCAACAATACACAACTTTATCAGAAATACCATTATCCAAATCATCCGTTGAACATGCGTCATTCTCTTACTGGTATAAACTGTTTCAAAAACATATTCCTACCTCTAGAATAATTAGCCCTTTACCGGATGAATTTATCCAATACTTAGAACAAGATGGAATCAAGCTACctgttgaaaaaaattcctCTTCCTACTATACTGATAAGATCCAGAGAAATGAAGACAATGAGTATAGTGATTGGGATAACtcagatgatgaagaaaat includes:
- the RPO21 gene encoding DNA-directed RNA polymerase II subunit RPB1 (similar to Saccharomyces cerevisiae RPO21 (YDL140C); ancestral locus Anc_7.314) — translated: MVGQQYSSAPLRTIKEVQFGLFSPEEIRAISVAKIRFPETMDETQTRAKIGGLNDPRLGSIDRNLKCQTCQEGMNECPGHFGHIDLAKPVFHIGFISKIKKVCECICMHCGKLLLDEHNEQMRQILKIKDSKKRFNAIWSLCKTKMICDTDVPSEHDPTQLVSRGGCGNAQPTVRKDGLKLVGSWKKEKNTSDGDEPEQRILSTEEILNIFKHISPEDSIAMGFNEEFSRPEWMFLTVLPVPPPPVRPSISFNESQRGEDDLTFKLADILKANISLETLEHNGAPHHAIEEAESLLQFHVATYMDNDIAGQPQALQKSGRPVKSIRARLKGKEGRIRGNLMGKRVDFSARTVISGDPNLELDQVGVPKSIAKTLTYPEVVTPYNIDRLTHLVRNGPNEHPGAKYVIRDNGDRIDLRYSKRAGDIQLQYGWKVERHIMDNDPVLFNRQPSLHKMSMMAHRVRVMPFSTFRLNLSVTSPYNADFDGDEMNLHVPQSEETRAELSQLCAVPLQIVSAQSNKPCMGIVQDTLCGIRKLTLRDNFIEFDQVLNLLYWVPDWDGVIPTPAILKPKPLWSGKQILSIAIPKGIHLQRFDEGTTFLSPKDNGMLIIDGQIIFGVVDKKTVGSSSGGLIHVVTREKGPQICAKLFSNIQKVTNYWFLHNGFSTGIGDTIADGETMREITGTIAEAKRKVEEVTKEAQANLLTAKHGMTLRESFEDNVVRFLNEARDKAGRLAEVNLNDTNNVKQMVSAGSKGSFINIAQMSACVGQQSVEGKRIAFGFVDRTLPHFSKDDYSPESKGFVENSYLRGLTPQEFFFHAMGGREGLIDTAVKTAETGYIQRRLVKALEDIMVHYDSTTRNSLGNVIQFVYGEDGIDAGHIEKQSIDTIGGSDAAFEKRYRIDLLNTENSLNPSLLESGAEISGNLKLQNLLDVEYKQLVKDRTFLRTVFVDGEPNWPLPVNIKRIVQNAQQTFKVDHSKPSDLTIPDIVHGVQDLQEKLLVLRDKSEIMQKAQSDATTLFCCLIRSRLATRRVLQEFKLNKQSFQWVLNNVEAQFLRSVVHPGEMVGVLAAQSIGEPATQMTLNTFHFAGVASKKVTSGVPRLKEILNVAKNMKTPSLTAYLEPAYAADQEKAKLIRSAIEHTTLKSVTVASEIYYDPDPRTTVIAEDEEIMQLHFSLMDEETEKSLDQQSPWLLRLELDRAAMNDKDLTMGQVGEKIRETFRNDLFVIWSEDNAEKLIIRCRVVRPKALDAETEAEEDHMLKKIENTMLENITLRGVENIERVVMMKYDRKIPGTSGAYEKVPEWVLETDGVNLLEVMTVPGVDASRIYTNSFIDITEVLGIEAGRAALYKEVYNVIASDGSYVNYRHMALLVDVMTTNGSLTSVTRHGFNRSNTGALMRCSFEETVEILFEAGASAELDDCRGVSENVILGQMAPIGTGSFDVMIDEESLVKYMPEQKVSELADGQAGGETPYSSDAGLVNTEIDVKDELMFSPLVDSGSTDAMAGGFTAYGGGDYGSATSPFTAYGETPASPGFGSVSSPGFSATSPAYSPTSPAYSPTSPSYSPTSPSYSPTSPSYSPTSPSYSPTSPSYSPTSPSYSPTSPSYSPTSPSYSPTSPSYSPTSPSYSPTSPSYSPTSPSYSPTSPSYSPTSPSYSPTSPSYSPTSPSYSPTSPSYSPTSPSYSPTSPSYSPTSPNYSPRSPSYSPSSNSRNNDDDDDDDQTDKNN
- the CCT4 gene encoding chaperonin-containing T-complex subunit CCT4 (similar to Saccharomyces cerevisiae CCT4 (YDL143W); ancestral locus Anc_7.317), with amino-acid sequence MATAVKNPSNATFKSKEKPQEVRKANIIAARAVADAIRTSLGPKGMDKMIKTSRGEVIISNDGHTILKQMAILHPVAKMLVEVSAAQDAEAGDGTTSVVILTGALLGAAERLLNKGIHPTIIAESFQRASKRAVEILLQMSHKISLSDRDALIRAATTSLSSKIVSQYSTCLAPLAVDTVLSITSEESKNVDLNDIRLIKKVGGTIDDTEMIDGVVLTQNVVKTAGGPTRMEKARVGLIQFQISPPKPDTENNIVVSDYRQMDKILKEERAYLLNICKKIKKVKCNVLLIQKSILRDAVNDLALHFLSKLNIMVVKDIEREEIDFLSKSLGCKPIADVELFTEDRLGTVDLVEEIESDGSNIVKLTGIKNNNAKPTVSVVIRGANRLILDETERSLHDALCVIRCLVKERGLIAGGGAPEIEVSRILTAESRKMEGVEAFIWQEFAQALEVIPTTLAENAGLNSIKVVTELRSKHASGEVNDGISVRRSGTTNTFEEHILQPVLVSTSAVTLASECVKSILRIDDITFSR
- the BPL1 gene encoding biotin--[acetyl-CoA-carboxylase] ligase BPL1 (similar to Saccharomyces cerevisiae BPL1 (YDL141W); ancestral locus Anc_7.315), yielding MNVLVYNGDGTTPGSVKHTVETLRHFLEPYYAVSTVNAKILKMEPWTSKAAAIVFPGGADLPYVADCDPVISVIKRFVENGGVYIGFCAGGYFGTSRVEFAQGDPSMEITGPRKLKFFPGIGRGPAYSGFQYNSEKNAKAIILKVSDGSSFKTYFNGGPLFVDAETYDNVEILATFPEPTDVNGFSTSDKRTDAAAVVLSTVGKGKALLVGAHPEFIPRLLKKSKNVDFPPKLLKTLEEHETSRLNFMKYIISKAGLHCNNSVLSASNPNLTPILVSSLPLRRSILNKFEETLFNISNSNISPYTPFKVSGTTDDFEIFHGLLKSFNKAQGTLIDQEPDEVAKTIIFPDIDENIPSVAYTPNFDIQKYFNALNPSNTVGSVIMYGEVVTSTSSLLNNNKVLLESLPDNSVLHVGTIQVSGSGRSGNTWINPKGVSASTAVISLPYTSASTQKPVSIVFIQYLSMLAYTKAILSYAPGFEDLPVRIKWPNDMYALDPKYYKANNIQLLGKGVHTLAPLTDIEPAYLKIAGLLVNTHFATKKYIALLGCGLNIDNDGPTTSVNSWVDLLNEERQMSNLSPLPHVSVETLLAKYMNNFEIILDQFINYGVQPLLPQYYDLWLHSNQIVTLGDYGNSQARIVGITEDYGLLIAKELESGSLTSFTGKTFHLQPDGNSFDIFKGLISKKV